In the genome of Taurinivorans muris, one region contains:
- a CDS encoding nucleoside deaminase, producing MRESFLAAKPWGPVPEAPRGFSWEGLMELALDMARKGAEQGEVPVGAVICDLQGTILAKAHNLSIQNCDPTAHAEILALRAAGLRRNNYRLSDCVLVVSLEPCFMCMGAIREARLAGLVFGAYDKRAGAVCSCYEGLNCPELGVGTWHYGGLMADASIAVLQKFFKEKR from the coding sequence ATGCGGGAAAGTTTTTTGGCGGCGAAGCCATGGGGTCCCGTGCCGGAAGCCCCCAGGGGCTTTTCATGGGAAGGGCTTATGGAATTGGCTCTTGACATGGCAAGGAAAGGCGCTGAACAAGGGGAAGTTCCCGTCGGTGCTGTGATTTGCGACCTGCAGGGAACTATTTTGGCAAAGGCTCATAATCTCAGCATACAAAATTGCGACCCCACGGCGCATGCGGAAATTCTTGCTTTGCGTGCGGCAGGACTGCGGCGGAACAATTACCGCTTGTCCGACTGTGTGCTCGTGGTGAGTTTGGAGCCTTGTTTCATGTGCATGGGGGCGATCCGCGAGGCGCGCCTTGCAGGGCTTGTTTTCGGTGCGTATGATAAAAGGGCGGGGGCGGTTTGTTCTTGTTATGAGGGATTGAATTGCCCGGAACTTGGTGTCGGTACCTGGCATTACGGCGGGCTTATGGCGGATGCTTCCATAGCGGTTTTACAAAAATTTTTTAAGGAAAAGCGATAA
- a CDS encoding TIGR00730 family Rossman fold protein, which yields MFRNCDQYQVDNVINMESWRVFRIMGELVDGFDTLKGLPPCVSIFGSARANETDPVYKATERIAQLVCEKGYGVITGGGPGYMEAGNRGAKDVGGVSVGLHIELPHEQDPNPYITTRCDFRYFFLRKLMFVKYAFAYVVMPGGFGTLDELFEAAVLVQTHKINRFPIILYDSKFWSGMIDWIRDQMVSRGYVRAEEIDLLTICDSPEEVIAAIDKFNTEK from the coding sequence ATGTTCAGAAATTGCGACCAATATCAAGTCGACAATGTTATCAATATGGAGTCCTGGCGGGTATTTAGGATTATGGGTGAATTGGTGGACGGTTTTGACACGTTGAAAGGACTTCCTCCTTGTGTTTCCATTTTCGGTTCCGCCCGCGCCAATGAAACGGACCCGGTATATAAAGCGACGGAACGCATCGCACAGCTTGTTTGTGAAAAAGGATACGGCGTCATTACCGGAGGCGGTCCGGGATATATGGAAGCCGGAAACAGAGGCGCCAAAGACGTTGGCGGTGTTTCTGTCGGCCTGCATATTGAACTGCCCCATGAACAGGACCCTAATCCGTATATCACAACCCGCTGCGATTTCAGATATTTTTTCCTGCGTAAGCTTATGTTTGTGAAATATGCGTTTGCGTATGTGGTCATGCCCGGCGGTTTCGGAACGCTTGACGAACTTTTTGAAGCGGCTGTTTTGGTACAAACCCATAAAATCAACCGGTTCCCGATTATTTTGTATGACAGCAAGTTTTGGTCCGGCATGATCGACTGGATACGCGACCAAATGGTTTCCCGCGGATATGTTCGGGCGGAAGAAATTGATTTGCTCACCATTTGCGACAGCCCGGAAGAAGTTATCGCCGCCATAGATAAATTCAACACAGAAAAATAA
- a CDS encoding MBL fold metallo-hydrolase RNA specificity domain-containing protein: MKVQFLGAAQTVTGSCHVIEAAGHRFAVDCGMHQGNNAIEERNFNSELYEPDSLEFILLTHAHIDHSGLIPRIAAHGFKGNVYCTAPTLDFVTLMLEDSAHIQEMEYSWREKQRDRKGKKRKDDLLYSVEEARECIKQFKPVEFNQTFEPVPNIKVTYKYAAHILGAAFIVIDITENGETKRLTFSGDLGRHENMLLFDPQPLEKTDYLFLESTYGNRNHKDDENSLDELANAIERSYKLGGKVIIPTFAVERAQEIIYSLYLIHRRGQLPKNMPIYLDSPLAIKATEVFERYKDDLDFHEIKNDMPSIADFDFKVNYTLGTEESQALNAMEGPAIILSASGMCNAGRIKHHLKHNIWRPETSIVFVGFQAVGTLGRKIVEGATSVNLMNNDLNVSAKIYTINGFSAHAGQNQLLDWVSTIAKCKPHIILIHGEKSAQEELGRLIKEKYALDVTIPAYLDEIELTAKASDDEQVALSLAKHAIPKLDWQFVFDDLDLRFKQLHNKLDHVQERSWEDQTEIHDKVAKLNNDLYKLIAQL; this comes from the coding sequence ATGAAAGTACAATTTTTAGGTGCTGCTCAGACAGTAACCGGTTCCTGCCATGTTATTGAAGCGGCAGGGCACAGATTTGCCGTTGACTGCGGAATGCACCAAGGCAACAACGCGATTGAAGAACGAAACTTTAATTCCGAGCTTTATGAGCCTGACTCTTTAGAATTTATTTTGCTCACGCATGCCCATATTGACCACTCCGGTCTTATTCCCCGCATCGCCGCCCACGGATTCAAAGGAAATGTTTACTGCACAGCCCCGACGCTTGATTTTGTCACCCTCATGCTTGAAGACAGCGCCCATATTCAGGAAATGGAATACAGCTGGCGTGAAAAACAAAGGGACAGAAAAGGGAAAAAAAGAAAAGACGACCTGTTATACAGCGTTGAAGAAGCACGCGAATGCATAAAACAATTCAAACCTGTTGAATTTAATCAGACATTCGAACCCGTACCCAATATTAAAGTCACATATAAATATGCCGCCCATATTTTAGGCGCCGCCTTTATTGTCATTGACATCACCGAAAACGGCGAAACAAAGCGCCTCACCTTTTCCGGCGACCTCGGCAGGCATGAAAACATGCTTTTGTTTGACCCGCAGCCGCTTGAAAAAACAGACTATTTATTCCTCGAATCAACATATGGCAACAGAAACCACAAGGACGACGAAAACAGTCTGGACGAACTTGCCAACGCCATAGAACGGAGTTACAAATTAGGCGGCAAAGTCATTATTCCGACCTTCGCTGTCGAAAGAGCGCAGGAAATCATTTACTCCCTGTATCTGATACACAGACGCGGACAGCTTCCAAAAAATATGCCTATTTATTTGGACAGCCCTCTTGCGATTAAAGCAACGGAAGTTTTTGAACGCTACAAAGACGACCTTGATTTCCATGAAATCAAGAACGACATGCCTTCCATCGCAGATTTCGATTTTAAAGTTAACTATACGTTGGGAACGGAAGAATCCCAAGCGCTTAACGCTATGGAAGGTCCTGCCATCATTCTTTCCGCAAGCGGCATGTGCAACGCCGGCCGTATCAAACACCATTTGAAACACAACATCTGGCGTCCTGAAACATCTATCGTTTTTGTCGGTTTCCAAGCCGTGGGCACCCTCGGACGTAAGATCGTCGAAGGTGCGACAAGCGTCAACCTCATGAACAACGATTTGAACGTATCCGCAAAAATTTATACCATTAACGGTTTTTCAGCCCACGCAGGACAAAACCAGCTTCTTGACTGGGTCAGCACCATTGCGAAATGCAAACCGCACATTATTCTGATACACGGTGAAAAATCCGCCCAGGAGGAACTCGGACGGCTTATCAAGGAAAAATACGCCCTTGATGTCACCATTCCTGCATATCTGGACGAAATCGAGCTTACCGCCAAGGCGAGCGACGACGAACAAGTCGCCCTCAGCCTTGCCAAGCACGCCATACCGAAACTCGATTGGCAATTCGTATTTGACGATTTGGATCTTCGCTTCAAACAGCTGCATAATAAACTCGACCATGTACAGGAACGTTCATGGGAAGACCAAACGGAAATACATGACAAGGTTGCAAAGCTTAACAACGATCTTTATAAGCTTATCGCACAATTATAA
- the rsmD gene encoding 16S rRNA (guanine(966)-N(2))-methyltransferase RsmD yields the protein MKIIAGALKGRTLKTLTGPAGYRPAMGKVRESLFSLLEARGVIWAESVVLDLFAGSGSLAFEAVSRGAKKAYLVEKDAKASACIAANAANLGISGQCLVAAEDAIKFAGKKPTEQVSVVFIDPPYAENLLPQTLKNLLRREWLEDGAFVVAEVEKHLRINTEGFEGLTLELDRNYGSTRIIIWYKE from the coding sequence ATGAAAATCATAGCGGGTGCGCTCAAAGGGCGCACCTTGAAAACGTTGACCGGTCCGGCAGGATACAGACCTGCCATGGGAAAAGTGAGGGAATCTCTGTTTTCCCTTCTTGAAGCCCGCGGAGTCATCTGGGCTGAAAGCGTTGTTTTGGATTTATTCGCAGGCAGCGGCTCACTGGCGTTTGAAGCCGTCAGCCGCGGAGCGAAAAAAGCCTATCTTGTTGAGAAAGACGCCAAAGCTTCCGCCTGCATAGCCGCCAACGCCGCCAATTTGGGAATCAGCGGACAATGCCTTGTCGCCGCGGAAGACGCAATTAAATTTGCAGGAAAAAAACCGACGGAACAGGTTTCCGTTGTTTTTATCGACCCCCCTTATGCAGAAAATCTTTTGCCCCAAACCCTGAAAAATCTTCTACGCCGCGAATGGCTTGAAGACGGGGCTTTCGTTGTGGCGGAAGTTGAAAAACATCTCAGAATAAACACGGAGGGTTTTGAGGGATTGACGTTGGAGCTCGACAGGAATTACGGCTCGACAAGGATAATCATATGGTACAAAGAATAG
- the coaD gene encoding pantetheine-phosphate adenylyltransferase: MVQRIGIYAGTFDPIHNGHISIITRSLPLLDTLVIGVADDTGKKTLFSLEERVRLIREYFQATPHKNQIIVEPFEGLLAEFAQKKGAIAIVRGLRAISDFDYEFQMALMNRKLSPSIQTIFLMADFHLMYVSSTNLKTVASLGGNVADLTPANVWNALCQKYQQKNYE; this comes from the coding sequence ATGGTACAAAGAATAGGAATTTATGCCGGTACGTTCGATCCTATTCACAACGGACACATAAGCATTATCACAAGAAGCCTCCCCCTTTTGGATACGCTGGTCATCGGCGTCGCCGACGATACGGGAAAAAAAACGCTTTTTTCCCTTGAAGAACGCGTTCGGCTCATCCGTGAATATTTTCAGGCGACCCCGCATAAAAATCAAATTATTGTCGAACCTTTTGAAGGATTGTTAGCGGAATTCGCCCAAAAAAAAGGCGCTATCGCCATAGTCCGGGGGCTGAGGGCGATTTCCGATTTCGATTATGAATTTCAAATGGCGCTTATGAACAGAAAATTATCGCCATCCATCCAAACCATTTTTTTAATGGCGGATTTTCATCTTATGTACGTCAGTTCCACCAATTTAAAAACCGTGGCGAGCCTAGGGGGCAATGTTGCGGACCTCACCCCCGCCAATGTTTGGAACGCCCTTTGCCAAAAATATCAGCAAAAAAATTATGAATAA
- the miaA gene encoding tRNA (adenosine(37)-N6)-dimethylallyltransferase MiaA translates to MNKVICIMGPTGSGKTAQSLAMAKAGLPVCIINADSRQLYKDFPIISAQPDTEEKALCPHMLFGYLETKEASSAGDWLEKAKNEIELAHARGQIPVLVGGTGFYFRALFDGIVKIPDIPQDIHTHFIQEIQKKGSRALYAELQKTDREYAEKIHFNDKQRIARALEVFAATGKKFSEWHKETPKNTEYDVLRIGIGLPLSELSPFLYKRTALMLENGAMEEAKTALEHCPDISAPGWSGIGCIELADYLLGKHSLEECKTLWNKNTRAYAKRQWTWFRADPRIHWFRPEEQSLPAILDFLNA, encoded by the coding sequence ATGAATAAAGTCATCTGTATCATGGGTCCGACGGGGTCGGGAAAAACCGCCCAATCTTTGGCAATGGCTAAAGCCGGTTTGCCCGTTTGCATCATAAATGCGGATTCAAGACAACTCTATAAGGATTTTCCCATAATTTCAGCCCAGCCGGATACGGAAGAAAAAGCCTTATGCCCGCATATGTTATTCGGATATTTGGAAACAAAAGAAGCAAGTTCGGCAGGTGACTGGCTGGAAAAAGCGAAAAACGAAATAGAGCTCGCCCATGCCCGCGGACAAATTCCCGTTTTGGTGGGCGGAACTGGTTTCTATTTTCGGGCTTTATTTGACGGCATTGTTAAAATTCCGGACATTCCGCAGGATATTCATACCCATTTCATTCAGGAAATTCAAAAAAAAGGCAGCAGGGCGCTGTATGCCGAATTGCAAAAAACAGACAGGGAATATGCGGAAAAAATTCATTTCAATGACAAACAGCGCATAGCCCGCGCTTTGGAAGTTTTTGCGGCAACAGGCAAAAAATTCAGCGAATGGCATAAGGAAACCCCGAAAAACACGGAATACGACGTTCTGCGTATCGGTATCGGCTTGCCGCTCAGCGAGCTCAGCCCTTTCTTATATAAGAGGACGGCGCTCATGCTTGAAAACGGCGCAATGGAAGAAGCAAAAACAGCCTTGGAACATTGCCCCGATATTTCCGCTCCCGGCTGGTCCGGCATAGGCTGCATCGAATTGGCGGATTATCTTCTGGGCAAACATAGCTTAGAAGAATGCAAAACGCTTTGGAATAAAAACACGCGTGCCTACGCAAAGCGGCAATGGACTTGGTTCAGGGCGGACCCCCGCATACATTGGTTCAGACCGGAAGAACAAAGCCTGCCCGCCATTTTGGATTTTTTAAATGCATAA
- a CDS encoding TatD family hydrolase, with amino-acid sequence MGHKKKVYIDPKTLNLPLVGCDSHAHIVTPPLWEERDEVLLRAKEAGVRTIGEVLLGHKQYIEHKDYFDDKEHVFFIYGLHPTDLLEIDAGETERIYEDIMRDKKEKRKIRAVGEIGLDYYWKEVPHALQQEYFIKMLALAKQCALPVVIHSRDAFEDTVNILLEQGFHDYPLLWHCFDRDRECAEIVLSHGWHISVPGSVTYKANAHVREALKIIDRERLLLETDSPYLSPEPWRGKPNEPAFTVFTAECVAKELEVGTAELWEQCGNNARRFFGVE; translated from the coding sequence ATGGGACATAAAAAGAAAGTGTATATTGACCCGAAAACATTGAATTTGCCCTTGGTCGGCTGCGACAGCCATGCGCATATCGTGACGCCTCCTTTGTGGGAAGAAAGGGATGAAGTGCTTTTGCGGGCAAAAGAAGCTGGAGTGAGAACCATTGGGGAAGTTCTTTTGGGGCATAAGCAATATATTGAGCATAAGGATTATTTTGATGACAAGGAGCATGTCTTTTTCATTTATGGCTTGCACCCTACGGATTTGTTGGAAATCGACGCAGGCGAAACGGAACGCATATATGAAGATATCATGCGGGATAAGAAGGAAAAGCGAAAAATCCGTGCTGTGGGCGAGATAGGGCTTGATTATTATTGGAAAGAAGTTCCGCATGCGTTGCAGCAGGAATATTTTATTAAAATGCTTGCCCTTGCGAAGCAATGCGCATTGCCTGTCGTTATTCACAGCAGGGATGCTTTTGAAGATACCGTGAACATTTTGCTGGAACAGGGATTCCATGATTATCCTTTGCTGTGGCATTGCTTTGACAGGGACAGGGAATGTGCGGAAATTGTGCTTTCCCACGGCTGGCACATATCCGTTCCGGGCTCGGTGACATACAAAGCCAACGCCCATGTGCGCGAGGCTTTGAAAATCATAGACAGGGAACGTTTGCTGCTGGAAACGGACAGTCCTTATTTAAGCCCCGAACCTTGGCGCGGCAAGCCCAATGAACCTGCTTTCACCGTGTTCACGGCGGAATGCGTGGCTAAGGAGTTGGAAGTCGGCACAGCGGAACTTTGGGAGCAATGCGGAAACAATGCCCGCCGGTTTTTTGGCGTGGAATGA
- the trpB gene encoding tryptophan synthase subunit beta, giving the protein MSTQSNNSNIQNSQENSLGFYGSHGGQFVPDEMKARLNEVADCFNKYKNDKNFLAELDDLYKHFCGRPTPIFYCENLSKQLGGADIYLKREDLNHLGAHKLNNALGQLLLAKRMGKTRIIAETGAGQHGVATAAVSALYGLKCTIYMGEEDIRRQELNVLRMRMMGAEVIAATSGQKTLKEAVDEALEAFVNDPESFYVLGSAVGPYPYPEIVHHFQSVISFEAREQFQTMTNSLPDMVVACVGGGSNAIGMFSHFIKDKDVALVGAEPGGIGNKIGEHAASLVHGKESILHGFKSYVCLDEKGEVAPVYSISAGLDYPSVSPEHAHLKDIGRASYVAVTDEEAIKAFFILSKSQGIIPALESAHALAHAIKVAPNMKGKKILVCLSGRGDKDVDQISAMLKENKIQMS; this is encoded by the coding sequence ATGTCTACTCAATCCAACAATTCCAACATTCAAAACTCTCAGGAAAATTCACTCGGGTTTTATGGCAGCCACGGGGGGCAATTTGTTCCCGATGAAATGAAAGCGCGTCTTAATGAAGTTGCTGACTGCTTCAATAAATATAAAAACGACAAAAATTTCTTAGCCGAATTGGACGATCTTTACAAGCATTTTTGCGGCCGTCCAACCCCGATTTTTTATTGCGAAAATCTTTCAAAGCAATTAGGCGGTGCGGATATTTACTTAAAACGTGAAGATCTCAACCACTTAGGGGCGCATAAGCTCAATAACGCCTTGGGACAGCTCCTCCTTGCAAAACGCATGGGCAAAACCCGCATCATCGCAGAAACCGGAGCAGGACAGCACGGTGTCGCAACCGCCGCCGTATCCGCCTTATACGGTTTGAAATGCACTATTTACATGGGTGAGGAAGATATTCGCCGCCAAGAGCTCAATGTGCTTAGAATGAGGATGATGGGCGCGGAAGTCATTGCAGCCACGAGCGGACAAAAAACCCTCAAGGAAGCCGTGGACGAAGCGCTTGAAGCCTTTGTGAACGATCCGGAAAGCTTTTATGTTTTAGGTTCTGCTGTCGGTCCTTATCCGTACCCCGAAATAGTTCATCACTTTCAATCCGTCATCAGCTTTGAAGCAAGGGAGCAATTCCAAACCATGACCAATTCCCTTCCCGACATGGTTGTCGCCTGTGTCGGCGGAGGTTCCAACGCCATCGGCATGTTTTCCCACTTCATCAAAGATAAGGACGTCGCCCTCGTGGGTGCGGAACCCGGCGGTATCGGTAATAAAATCGGTGAACATGCGGCAAGCCTCGTACATGGCAAAGAAAGCATTTTGCACGGCTTTAAAAGCTATGTCTGTTTGGACGAAAAAGGCGAAGTCGCCCCTGTCTATTCCATTTCCGCCGGACTTGATTATCCTTCCGTCAGCCCGGAACACGCCCATCTGAAAGACATAGGCCGCGCAAGTTATGTTGCCGTTACGGATGAAGAAGCTATCAAAGCGTTCTTTATCCTTTCAAAATCACAAGGAATCATTCCCGCTTTGGAATCAGCCCACGCTCTTGCCCATGCGATAAAAGTCGCTCCGAATATGAAAGGCAAAAAAATTCTTGTCTGCCTTTCAGGGCGCGGTGACAAGGATGTCGACCAGATATCAGCCATGTTAAAGGAAAATAAAATTCAAATGTCCTGA
- a CDS encoding iron-containing alcohol dehydrogenase: MIGWNHYNPVEIHAGLDCRKEIGYFLPNAGTALIVTTKGIQERGQLAELTRYLPLPYEVFTAEPEPDLDKLDTFYQQNKQKVFHIIIALGGGSVIDSAKALSCAFMQTEHEKPLHAWLREKKPLPASALPLIAIPTTAGTGSEVTSFATIWDRQNMKKCSLSARACYPKVALLDPYFTKTLPWKQTVYSALDSFSHALESLWNKHATPISLFYAKRSLQIVMNSLHYIEHDPYDMKNRYHLQEAAMAAGVAISQNHSSISHSISYPLTLHYQAPHGLACSAFLLPILELVIKNNAFVLPLGEDFINGMHEFLTRYKPYILIRKHCSLEEAQSKIDEMFTPERAGTFVLNLSKEDVLAILKRGYELQ, from the coding sequence ATGATTGGTTGGAATCACTATAATCCCGTTGAAATTCACGCAGGGCTCGACTGCCGTAAAGAAATCGGCTATTTCTTGCCGAATGCCGGAACTGCATTGATTGTCACCACCAAAGGCATTCAGGAAAGAGGACAGCTGGCGGAACTCACCCGGTATTTACCCTTGCCCTATGAAGTTTTTACTGCCGAACCCGAACCGGATTTGGATAAATTGGATACATTCTATCAGCAAAACAAACAAAAAGTCTTCCATATCATCATCGCCCTCGGCGGCGGGTCCGTCATCGACAGCGCAAAAGCCCTGTCCTGCGCTTTCATGCAGACCGAACATGAAAAACCTTTGCATGCCTGGCTCAGGGAAAAGAAGCCTCTGCCCGCTTCCGCCCTGCCCCTTATCGCCATACCGACAACAGCGGGCACCGGTTCCGAAGTTACAAGTTTCGCAACGATTTGGGACAGACAAAACATGAAAAAATGCTCTTTGTCCGCAAGGGCATGTTATCCCAAAGTGGCGCTGCTTGACCCGTATTTTACGAAAACATTGCCTTGGAAACAAACCGTATACAGCGCATTGGATTCTTTTTCCCATGCTCTTGAAAGTTTGTGGAACAAGCATGCGACCCCCATAAGTCTTTTTTATGCCAAACGTTCCCTGCAAATTGTGATGAATTCGCTCCATTATATCGAACACGACCCCTACGACATGAAAAACCGCTATCACCTGCAGGAAGCAGCCATGGCGGCAGGTGTCGCAATCAGCCAAAACCACAGCTCCATTTCCCATTCCATTTCCTATCCGCTGACTCTGCATTACCAAGCGCCCCACGGTTTGGCGTGCTCCGCCTTTTTATTGCCTATTTTGGAACTTGTCATAAAAAATAACGCCTTTGTCCTTCCGTTGGGAGAAGATTTCATCAACGGCATGCATGAGTTCTTAACCCGATACAAACCCTATATCCTCATCCGCAAACATTGCAGTTTGGAAGAAGCGCAAAGCAAAATCGACGAGATGTTCACCCCTGAACGGGCGGGAACCTTTGTTTTGAATTTATCAAAAGAAGATGTGCTTGCAATTCTTAAACGGGGTTATGAATTACAATAA
- a CDS encoding DUF2065 domain-containing protein, with the protein MNEFFAYIVTGLGFACIFEALPWLISPEKMRDFLLQLSAVNADQLRYYGYFLLVLGIFFVWSARP; encoded by the coding sequence ATGAATGAGTTTTTTGCCTATATTGTCACCGGACTTGGCTTCGCCTGTATTTTCGAGGCGCTGCCATGGCTTATCAGCCCGGAAAAAATGCGGGATTTTTTATTGCAATTATCAGCCGTCAATGCCGACCAATTAAGATATTACGGCTATTTTTTGCTCGTCCTCGGAATTTTCTTTGTCTGGTCAGCACGTCCATAA